From the genome of Tachysurus vachellii isolate PV-2020 chromosome 2, HZAU_Pvac_v1, whole genome shotgun sequence, one region includes:
- the LOC132841977 gene encoding uncharacterized protein LOC132841977: MSEEIKIILILMSIIFLSQLCWTQEAEDLQNHYTSKYKRLCYDACDMHGKNYHWCNTYKGWDYCSLKKNTDYKGNECKDDHPCDLHGKKYYWCYTKTGSWGYCGKVEPKKHKHLYKGSYQQECKDNCSYAKSESYYRCYTDDGWDYCSPSPDVTYKNEPCRSDHHCHTHGYDYSWCWTDSDWGYCGIIEDNGICATVTRQKRESGHIDEICFLDHANRKMTKLKQKWAPGAITDGHKYTKEMVQIIAKWNNNYIDEDSKSNVYTTSNLRLNLQGFVTRDKIHYFGLQIEMKMHHDEHKSSIVAEVFLPQTVIPERHVQKAIIESFCNRARVFVTSSNSSSSEDNCVLIPS, from the coding sequence atgagtgaagaaataaaaatcatccTGATCCTCATGTCCATCATTTTCCTCAGCCAACTCTGCTGGACACAGGAAGCAGAAGACTTACAAAATCATTACACTTCCAAGTATAAGCGGTTGTGTTACGATGCTTGCGACATGCACGGAAAGAATTACCACTGGTGCAACACTTACAAGGGCTGGGATTACTGCTCGTTAAAGAAGAACACTGACTATAAAGGCAACGAGTGTAAAGATGACCATCCCTGTGACCTGCATGGTAAGAAATACTACTGGTGCTATACAAAGACTGGGAGTTGGGGTTACTGTGGAAAAGTGGAGcccaaaaaacacaaacatctatATAAAGGTTCATATCAGCAAGAGTGCAAGGACAATTGTTCCTATGCAAAGTCAGAGTCATACTACAGGTGCTATACAGATGACGGCTGGGACTACTGCTCTCCATCACCTGATGTCACGTATAAGAATGAGCCGTGCCGATCTGATCACCATTGCCACACCCATGGCTATGACTACTCCTGGTGCTGGACAGATTCAGACTGGGGCTACTGTGGCATTATTGAGGACAATGGAATTTGTGCTACTGTCACGCGTCAGAAGAGAGAATCTGGTCACATAGATGAGATCTGTTTTCTTGACCACGCTAACAGAAAGATGACCAAGCTGAAGCAAAAGTGGGCTCCTGGAGCAATAACAGATGGACATAAATATACTAAAGAGATGGTACAAATAATTGCAAAATGGAACAACAATTACATAGACGAGGACAGCAAGTCCAATGTCTACACTACAAGTAACCTACGTCTTAACCTACAGGGGTTTGTGACAAGggataaaatacattattttggCCTTCAAATTGAGATGAAAATGCATCATGACGAACACAAGAGTTCCATAGTTGCTGAGGTGTTCTTACCACAGACTGTCATTCCAGAAAGACACGTCCAAAAGGCCATTATTGAGAGCTTCTGCAACCGTGCCAGGGTTTTTGTGACTTCGAGCAACAGTTCCAGTAGTGAGGATAACTGTGTCTTGATCCCATCCTAA
- the LOC132858526 gene encoding protein transport protein Sec16A-like yields MGDDLAFRKLMFAAHICHVVAEVELGSRRQFELIGCDRLPYGMLALFEPFLRTETYEYVLWLTSGKAQPSFQIFKLYPATRLTNRNLVQSNHPDDVYEYCEVITRAVVDFPDRFTRSFIEWLLLLSCKPQKNAEPEWLLELKKLHRAKLANANVSDDQSSTTSTSHDVVSEIQQSECCSLTEEIPDLQPPDMEQHADPEAVLLSRYTKAKLLGKGGFGAVYKGVRIADGKKVAIKYAGKDAIFRNDINTAPRETEEVPAQRWCY; encoded by the exons ATGGGAGATGATCTCG CCTTCAGAAAACTGATGTTCGCAGCACATATCTGCCACGTGGTGGCGGAAGTGGAGCTGGGGTCACGTAGACAGTTTGAGTTGATCGGCTGTGACAG ATTGCCATATGGCATGTTAGCCTTGTTTGAACCCTTTCTGAGAACTGAGACATACGAGTACGTGCTGTGGCTGACCTCAGGAAAAGCCCAGCCAAGCTTCCAG ATCTTCAAATTGTATCCGGCTACCAGGCTGACTAATAGAAATCTGGTCCAATCAAATCATCCTGATGATGTCTATGAATACTGTGAGGTCATCACTAGGGCAGTCGTTGATTTCCCTGACAGATTCACAAGGAGCTTCATTGAATGGCTTCTTTTg CTGTCTTGCAAACCGCAAAAAAATGCAGAACCCGAATGGCTGCTAGAGCTCAAGAAGCTGCACAGAGCTAAATTAGCAAATGCTAATGTTAGTGATGACCAAAGCAGCACGACATCAACCAGCCATGATGTGGTTTCAGAGATTCAGCAGTCAGAATGTTGCTCACTGACTGAGGAGATCCCTGACCTCCAGCCTCCTGATATGGAGCAGCATGCTGACCCAGAAG CGGTGTTGCTTTCGCGATACACCAAGGCAAAGCTGCTGGGGAAGGGAGGCTTCGGTGCCGTCTACAAAGGAGTCCGGATTGCAGATGGGAAAAAG GTCGCCATTAAATATGCTGGCAAGGACGCCATCTTCAGAAATGACATTAACACTGCA CCCAGAGAGACGGAGGAGGTGCCTGCACAGAGGTGGTGCTATTGA
- the LOC132841984 gene encoding uncharacterized protein LOC132841984, whose protein sequence is MGEGQKITQIFMCIILLGQFCWTQKSNKDLNYRTSTDHHLCYDDCQLYENDYYWCNTKKGWDYCSLTPNTDYKGNECRDDHPCGLHGKDYYWCNTKSGEVHYCGKVEPRTALYISSTYHSECRDECSYDESESYYWCNTDNGWDYCSPSPDVTYKNESCRSNHSCGTYGYDYSWCWTDSGWDYCGIIETGRNYRTIGRWKRQPNNIVEICTETDLGNRKVTKITAEPNPGAIADGSNWRNEIINIISTWTNGFLRNQAGTLTTTRNLRIDNQGLVNRNNLHYYNLQIQVNIPRQNVRSTTVAQVLMPVNEDVPARYIRKAFTESFRRRARVFVDVSYGNIPVRRGQNCG, encoded by the coding sequence ATGGGCGAAGGACAAAAAATCACCCAGATCTTCATGTGCATCATTTTACTTGGCCAATTCTGCTGGACACAGAAATCGAACAAAGATCTAAATTATAGAACTTCCACGGATCATCACTTGTGCTATGATGACTGCCAACTGTATGAAAACGACTACTACTGGTGTAACACTAAAAAGGGCTGGGATTACTGCTCATTAACACCAAACACCGATTATAAAGGCAACGAGTGTAGAGATGACCATCCCTGTGGCCTGCATGGTAAAGATTACTACTGGTGCAATACAAAGTCTGGGGAGGTCCATTACTGTGGAAAAGTGGAGCCCAGAACAGCGCTGTATATAAGTTCGACTTATCATAGTGAGTGCAGGGACGAGTGTTCATATGATGAGTCAGAGTCATACTACTGGTGCAACACAGATAACGGGTGGGACTACTGCTCTCCATCACCTGATGTCACGTACAAAAATGAGTCGTGCCGATCCAATCACTCCTGTGGTACCTATGGCTATGACTACTCATGGTGCTGGACAGACTCAGGCTGGGACTACTGTGGCATTATTGAGACCGGTAGGAATTACAGAACCATTGGACGTTGGAAAAGACAACCTAATAATATAGTAGAGATCTGTACTGAGACTGACCTTGGGAACAGAAAGGTGACCAAGATTACTGCAGAGCCGAATCCTGGAGCAATAGCAGATGGAAGCAACTGGAGGAACGagataataaacataatttcaACCTGGACCAATGGTTTCCTGCGCAATCAGGCTGGGACCCTCACCACAACAAGAAACCTTCGCATTGACAACCAGGGGCTGGTGAACAGAAATAATCTGCATTACTACAACCTCCAAATTCAGGTGAACATACCTCGCCAAAATGTAAGGAGCACTACAGTGGCCCAGGTGCTAATGCCAGTAAATGAAGATGTTCCTGCAAGATACATCCGTAAGGCTTTTACTGAGAGCTTCCGTCGACGTGCCAGGGTTTTTGTGGATGTGAGCTACGGCAACATTCCTGTTAGGCGTGGACAAAACTGTGGCTAA
- the LOC132861012 gene encoding uncharacterized protein LOC132861012 has protein sequence MSEGLKITLILMCIIFLSQLCWTQEAEDLQNHYTSQYRLCQDACLMHGENYYWCNTKKGWDYCSLKNNTDYKGNECKDDHPCDLHGKKYYWCYTKTGSWGYCGKVAPKIVKHKHLHKGSYLHECTGECSRDESESYHMCYTDEGWDYCSPSPDVTYKNEPCRSDHHCHTHGLKYSWCWTDSGWDYCGIIEDLGICSTATQQKRESGHIDEICLLDHFNRKMTKLKQKVHREAITNGRKYIKEMAHITAQWNNSYLHEDSKSNVLITKNLHLDLQGLVLGDNLPYYGLQIKLNMRRPKVISTTLAQVFLPQTVIPERHVHRAMTKSFCNRAMVFVTLSTSSSSEENCIPSKDID, from the coding sequence ATGAGTGAAGGACTAAAAATCACCTTGATCCTCATGTGCATCATTTTCCTCAGCCAACTCTGCTGGACACAGGAAGCGGAAGACTTACAAAATCATTACACTTCCCAGTACAGGCTGTGTCAAGATGCTTGCCTCATGCATGGAGAGAATTACTACTGGTGCAACACTAAAAAGGGCTGGGATTACTGCTCGTTAAAGAATAACACTGACTATAAAGGCAACGAGTGTAAAGATGACCATCCCTGTGACCTGCATGGTAAGAAATACTACTGGTGCTATACAAAGACTGGGAGTTGGGGTTACTGTGGAAAGGTGGCACCCAAAATAGTGAAACACAAACACCTACATAAAGGTTCATATCTGCATGAGTGCACAGGTGAGTGTTCCAGAGACGAGTCAGAGTCATACCACATGTGCTACACAGATGAAGGGTGGGACTACTGCTCTCCATCACCTGATGTCACGTATAAGAATGAGCCGTGCCGATCCGATCACCATTGTCACACCCATGGCCTTAAATACTCCTGGTGCTGGACAGACTCAGGCTGGGACTACTGTGGCATTATTGAGGATCTCGGAATTTGCTCTACTGCCACGCAACAGAAGAGAGAATCTGGTCACATAGATGAGATCTGTTTGCTTGACCACTTTAACAGAAAGATGACCAAGCTGAAGCAAAAGGTGCATCGTGAAGCAATAACAAATggaagaaaatatattaaagagATGGCACACATAACTGCACAATGGAACAACAGTTACCTACACGAAGACAGCAAGTCCAATGTCCTCATTACAAAAAACCTTCATCTTGACCTACAGGGGTTGGTGCTAGGGGATAATTTGCCTTATTATGGCCTTCAAATTAAGTTGAACATGCGTCGTCCAAAAGTAATTAGCACTACACTTGCACAGGTGTTCTTGCCACAGACCGTCATTCCAGAAAGACACGTCCATAGGGCAATGACTAAGAGCTTCTGCAACCGTGCCATGGTTTTTGTGACTTTGAGCACCAGTTCCAGTAGTGAGGAAAACTGTATCCCATCCAAAGATATTGATTAA